A stretch of DNA from Longimicrobium sp.:
TCGTCTCCCCGCGGACGGCGGCCGCGACTTCTGGCGGACGCTGCGCGGCGAGTTCCTGATCCCGCGCGACGAGGCCTTCTTCAACGCGGGGACGCTGGGCGCCAGCCCGCGCGCCGTGCTCCAGGCCGTGGTCGACCACATGACGCACGTGGAGCGCGACCTGGCGCACTGGGACTACCACCCAGACCACGAGCGCTTCTACACCGGCTACTACCCGGAGCTGCCGCTGCGCGCGAAGCTCGGCCAGGTGATCGGCGCCGGCGCGGACGAGGTCGCGCTCACCGCGAACGCCACCATGGGGATGAACCTGGTGGCGAACGGGCTGGAGCTGGAGCCCGGCGGCGAGGTGCTGGCCACGGAGGGCGCGCACGTGGGCTGCCGCACCGGGTGGGAGCTGCGCGGGAAGCGCCACGGCGTGGGGCTGCGCTGGCTGAAGCCGCCGGCCGAGGTCTCGTCTCCCGCAGAGCTGATCGACCTGTACGAGCGGGGGACGACGCCCGCGACGCGCGTGTGGGTGATCGAGCACCTGACCAGCGCCACGGGCGTGCTCTACCCGGTCCACGAGTTGTGCCGGCGGGCGCGCGAGCGCGGGATCTTCACCGTGGTGGACGGCGCGCAGACGGCCGGGCACCTGGTGGTGGACGTGCGCGCGATGGGGTGCGACGCCTTCTACTCGTCGCCGCACAAGTGGCTGCTGGCGCCGGTGGGGACGGGGTTCCTGTACGTGCGCCGCGAGTCCCTGCCGCGGCTGTGGACCACGCTGGCCAGCGAGCACTGGGACGACCAGGCCGGCGGCGCCTTCCGCCTGATGCAGCAGGGGACGGCCAACCTGTCGCTGTGGAAGGGGGTGGAGAAGGCCGTCGACTTCCACCTGGCGCTGGGACCGGCGCGGGTGCAGGCGCGCGCGTTGGAGCTGGCCGGCCGCCTGCGCGCGGGGCTCGCCGACGTCCCCCGCGTCCGCGTCACCTCGCCGACGCACCCGGAGATGCTCACGGGCACCACGCTCTGGCAGGTGGAGGGCCTCACCGGGCGGCAGCTGCAGGACCGCCTGTGGGAGACAGCGAAGGTGCGCGTGCGCACGCAGGGACCCACGGTGCGCCAGTGCTGCCACGTCTACAACCTGGAGCACGAGGTCGACCGCACGCTCGATGCGGCGCGGCGGATCGCCCGGGCGGCGTGAGGCCGCCTCGCAGCTCCGCCTCCGCCGGACGGATCATCCGCCGGCGGAGCAACCATCCATCGAAAGGAGAGCCGGATGCAGGTGAAGACGAAGCTCGCCGCGGGACAGGGCGGCACGATCGACCCCGACGGCAGGCCCTGAGAGGAGGACGCCATGCGGATGACGACGGCGGTCCACGCCGGCCAGGGATCGATGATCGACCCGAACGGCGCACCCTGAGCCAGGGAGGAGACATGCAGGCGAAGACGGCGGTCCGGGCCGGAAAGGGCTCGTCGCTCGACCCGAACGGCAACCCCTGACCACGAGGAGAAAACGATGCCGGTGACCACGCGAGTGCGCGCCGCGGGCGGCGGCTGCGTCGACCCGAGCGGCAATCCCTGACCACGAGGAGGAAGAATGCCAGTGACCACACGGGTCCGCGCCGCAGGCGGCGGCTGCGTCGACCCCCTCGGCACGCCCTGAGCGACGTTGTCCCCGCGCCGTCACTCCCGCCGGCGCGGGGACGAATCGAAGCACGGTTGAGCACGGCGAGCCGGCTTCCACCCAAAGGGTTGCGGAGCCGGTTTGCCGCGCTTATTCTGCCTTCCACGTTTGTCAAGAAATATGACAAATAGCCGGAGCCGCGCTTCGCCGCCCTTCCGCGGAGCGCCGGCCGGTCCCGCT
This window harbors:
- a CDS encoding aminotransferase class V-fold PLP-dependent enzyme encodes the protein MTLTRRGFVARLGAAAAAAALPPELAASTDLRLPADGGRDFWRTLRGEFLIPRDEAFFNAGTLGASPRAVLQAVVDHMTHVERDLAHWDYHPDHERFYTGYYPELPLRAKLGQVIGAGADEVALTANATMGMNLVANGLELEPGGEVLATEGAHVGCRTGWELRGKRHGVGLRWLKPPAEVSSPAELIDLYERGTTPATRVWVIEHLTSATGVLYPVHELCRRARERGIFTVVDGAQTAGHLVVDVRAMGCDAFYSSPHKWLLAPVGTGFLYVRRESLPRLWTTLASEHWDDQAGGAFRLMQQGTANLSLWKGVEKAVDFHLALGPARVQARALELAGRLRAGLADVPRVRVTSPTHPEMLTGTTLWQVEGLTGRQLQDRLWETAKVRVRTQGPTVRQCCHVYNLEHEVDRTLDAARRIARAA